A single genomic interval of Desulfobacterales bacterium harbors:
- the fmt gene encoding methionyl-tRNA formyltransferase, translated as MFNIVFMGTPEFAVPALQALYDHQYPILQVVTQPDRPKGRGRKPISPPVKQKAEALGYSVMQPDSIKADDVYEALFKLKPDLFVVVAFGHILTKRLLLLPRIGAINIHASLLPKYRGPAPIHRAIIAGETQTGITTMMMNDGLDTGDILMSESLAIHADDSAASLHDRLSEMGAMLLIKTLQGLASNTIIPIAQNHAEATYAPLLKKEEGRINWYLSASELERFIRGMKPWPGAYTFYGDKRIKIFKAAVISENSNTTPGTVIKGFPDELRVATAEGVLSIIELQGESGKRLSIKDFLRGCAIAPGATFN; from the coding sequence TTGTTTAATATCGTTTTTATGGGTACGCCCGAATTTGCAGTGCCTGCGCTTCAGGCCCTTTACGACCATCAATACCCTATCCTTCAGGTCGTCACGCAGCCCGATCGGCCCAAAGGAAGGGGGCGAAAACCGATTTCCCCTCCGGTTAAACAGAAGGCGGAAGCCCTGGGGTATTCTGTCATGCAACCGGACAGTATAAAAGCCGATGATGTCTATGAAGCGCTGTTCAAGCTCAAACCGGATCTTTTTGTGGTGGTGGCCTTCGGTCATATTTTAACGAAGCGATTGCTTTTGCTGCCGCGGATAGGCGCTATCAACATTCACGCGTCCCTACTCCCAAAATATCGGGGCCCCGCGCCGATTCATCGGGCTATTATTGCCGGCGAAACGCAAACCGGCATCACAACCATGATGATGAACGATGGGCTTGATACGGGAGATATTCTTATGTCCGAGTCACTGGCGATTCATGCTGACGATTCGGCAGCATCGCTGCATGACCGGCTATCCGAAATGGGCGCCATGTTACTGATAAAAACGCTGCAGGGGCTGGCATCCAACACCATTATACCCATTGCACAGAATCATGCGGAAGCAACTTACGCCCCTTTATTAAAAAAAGAGGAAGGACGAATCAACTGGTACCTTTCAGCCTCGGAACTGGAGCGTTTCATTCGTGGAATGAAACCATGGCCCGGCGCCTATACCTTTTATGGCGATAAGCGGATAAAAATTTTCAAGGCCGCTGTAATTTCTGAAAATTCAAACACAACACCGGGAACGGTGATTAAAGGCTTTCCCGATGAGTTGCGAGTTGCCACGGCCGAAGGCGTATTGTCCATTATAGAGCTTCAGGGCGAGTCCGGAAAACGGCTTTCCATAAAGGATTTTCTCAGGGGATGCGCCATCGCCCCGGGGGCAACATTCAACTGA
- the def gene encoding peptide deformylase produces MSILEIITYPNNFLRQLTKAVDNITGQTQDLIASMVETMYAAPGVGLAANQVGSEQRILVFDASNRDETRSPTILINPKIIERHGEIISEDEGCLSVPDFRSNVRRAESILVECVDRDGNPLSIEASGFLAIILQHEIDHLEGKLFIDHISKLKRQLFTRRMKKRLKDR; encoded by the coding sequence TTGTCAATACTTGAAATTATAACATATCCGAACAATTTTCTGCGACAATTGACCAAGGCTGTCGACAACATCACAGGCCAAACCCAGGACTTGATTGCCTCGATGGTGGAAACCATGTATGCCGCCCCCGGTGTCGGACTTGCAGCCAACCAGGTCGGCTCCGAGCAACGAATTCTAGTTTTTGATGCATCGAATCGCGATGAAACGCGTTCTCCGACCATACTGATCAATCCCAAAATCATCGAGCGGCATGGAGAAATCATTTCCGAAGACGAGGGCTGTTTGAGTGTTCCCGATTTTCGATCCAATGTCAGACGGGCCGAGTCGATTCTTGTTGAATGTGTGGACCGTGACGGAAATCCGCTCTCCATTGAAGCCAGTGGATTCCTGGCCATCATATTGCAGCATGAAATCGATCATCTGGAAGGCAAATTGTTTATAGATCATATCAGCAAGCTTAAACGCCAGCTGTTCACGCGCAGAATGAAAAAGCGCCTAAAAGACAGGTAA
- a CDS encoding mechanosensitive ion channel gives MENLLPKIWELLTIYGIKIIAALAIIIFGRWAAKIVEKVIHNIMERRRIDPTITTFASNLTYTALLIFIILAALSQIGIQTTSFIAVLGAAGLAIGLALQGSLSNFAAGFLLLLFRPFRVSDFIEAAGVAGTVEKIQIFTTQLTTPDNKTIIIPNHKLTEDNIVNWSTKGTRRVDLVFGISYQDNIDNAKKIIIDTLADDDRILKNPPPIVALSELADSSVNFIVRPWVKADDYWNVYFSVTENIKKEFDAQGISIPFPQRDVHIYEHKAK, from the coding sequence ATGGAAAATCTGTTGCCGAAAATTTGGGAATTGCTAACTATTTACGGTATTAAAATTATAGCCGCGTTGGCTATTATTATTTTCGGGCGTTGGGCTGCAAAAATCGTCGAAAAGGTCATTCATAATATCATGGAGAGACGACGGATTGATCCGACCATCACCACTTTTGCCTCCAATCTGACCTATACGGCGCTTTTGATTTTCATTATTCTGGCCGCCCTCAGCCAGATTGGAATTCAAACGACATCCTTTATTGCCGTTTTGGGAGCGGCTGGATTAGCCATAGGCCTGGCGCTTCAGGGCTCGCTTTCCAATTTCGCGGCGGGTTTTCTCCTGCTCCTTTTCCGTCCGTTTAGGGTGTCCGATTTCATTGAAGCGGCCGGTGTCGCCGGTACGGTTGAAAAAATTCAGATATTTACAACCCAGTTAACCACACCGGATAATAAAACCATCATTATCCCAAACCATAAGTTAACCGAGGATAATATCGTCAATTGGTCGACAAAGGGCACACGAAGGGTCGATCTTGTTTTCGGTATCAGCTATCAGGACAACATCGACAACGCCAAAAAGATTATCATCGACACCCTTGCCGATGACGATCGAATCCTCAAGAATCCCCCGCCAATAGTTGCTTTAAGCGAGCTGGCCGACAGCAGTGTCAATTTTATCGTCCGCCCGTGGGTAAAGGCCGACGATTACTGGAATGTATATTTTTCCGTTACGGAGAACATCAAAAAAGAATTCGATGCGCAAGGCATTTCTATTCCGTTTCCGCAACGAGACGTCCACATTTACGAACATAAGGCAAAATAG
- a CDS encoding PAS domain-containing protein: protein MINEKIYPGQKTDLRSRAERACREKFAQRPAIPETLTPEVARKMIHELKVYQEELEIQNEELRQAYEELDILRARYFDLYELAPAGYFTLSEKGMVLEANLTAATQLGLARSDLIHQPITRWIFNEDQPIYYRHHKLLFETGKGRSFELRMVKTNAGEFWAHIEAMLSEHTDGASVCHVIISDISDTKRIESRLNERVKELRGLYDISTLLGNPALSFDEKLIQTVRLIPTTFQLPEIAAARIETAGKTYQTPLFKETQWMTACDIHAFGKPVGRVTLCYIKKQAFLPEEKRFIRAIAERISHAVENKQLMASLRKSEDRFRQAVNATKDGIWEWDIQTGLEYFSPRWCKIVGYSADDPELVHTYEGWASRIHPDDVARVRAALQNHLEQGTPYDVEYRHLHKSGEYRWQNSIGQAIFDEKGTPCRMVGCIRDITARKLAEEKLHFLSTQLLVSKEKEQHRIAMELHDQTGQDLMVLKLRLEAIKNRMRKDQPKLKREVEETLVFVDEIVEDIRRLVYGLSPDQLQSLGLSAAVSAMIRNYSQKTGIPVDLDVTALNVAFAPEKEIVLYRIFQEALTNIYKHAHARKIRIDIYRQKDALFLKIKDDGTGFNLGSYQKSTAGGERGMGLAAMELRARMIAADLKIVSGPGEGTEISLLVPINGKGAVS from the coding sequence ATGATAAACGAGAAAATCTATCCAGGGCAAAAAACGGATTTGCGAAGTCGGGCTGAAAGGGCTTGCCGGGAGAAATTCGCCCAACGACCGGCCATTCCGGAAACGCTCACCCCTGAAGTTGCCCGGAAAATGATCCATGAACTGAAGGTTTACCAGGAGGAGCTTGAGATACAAAACGAGGAGCTGCGCCAGGCATACGAAGAGCTGGATATTTTGCGGGCCCGCTACTTTGATCTGTATGAACTGGCGCCGGCGGGCTATTTCACCCTCTCCGAGAAAGGGATGGTTCTTGAGGCAAATCTCACTGCCGCGACCCAACTGGGCTTGGCGCGTAGCGACCTAATCCATCAGCCCATTACCCGGTGGATTTTCAACGAGGATCAACCAATCTATTACCGTCACCACAAACTGCTTTTTGAAACCGGAAAGGGGCGGTCATTTGAACTACGCATGGTGAAGACGAACGCCGGGGAATTTTGGGCGCACATAGAAGCGATGCTCTCCGAACATACCGACGGTGCGTCGGTTTGCCACGTCATCATCAGTGATATTTCCGATACGAAGAGAATTGAGTCCCGACTAAATGAAAGGGTAAAGGAATTACGCGGCCTATATGATATTTCGACCCTGCTGGGAAACCCTGCCCTGTCCTTTGATGAGAAGTTGATACAAACGGTGAGGCTCATTCCGACAACCTTCCAGCTTCCTGAAATCGCCGCCGCACGAATCGAAACTGCCGGAAAGACCTATCAGACGCCCCTTTTTAAGGAAACCCAGTGGATGACGGCCTGCGATATTCATGCGTTCGGCAAACCGGTCGGACGCGTAACCCTTTGCTATATAAAGAAACAGGCATTTCTGCCGGAGGAAAAACGGTTTATCCGTGCCATCGCCGAGAGAATCAGTCATGCCGTCGAGAACAAGCAGCTCATGGCGTCTTTGCGTAAAAGCGAAGACCGATTCCGTCAGGCCGTCAATGCGACAAAAGACGGCATATGGGAATGGGATATTCAAACCGGCCTGGAATATTTTTCTCCCAGGTGGTGCAAGATAGTCGGATATTCGGCTGATGACCCGGAGCTGGTCCACACATACGAGGGCTGGGCTTCCAGAATCCACCCCGATGATGTTGCACGCGTGAGGGCTGCGTTGCAAAATCATCTCGAACAGGGCACGCCCTATGACGTTGAATATCGGCATTTGCACAAATCGGGCGAATATCGGTGGCAAAATTCCATAGGGCAGGCAATTTTTGATGAAAAGGGCACCCCCTGTCGAATGGTCGGTTGCATTCGGGATATCACCGCGCGGAAACTGGCAGAAGAAAAACTTCATTTTCTTTCTACCCAACTGCTGGTTTCCAAGGAAAAAGAACAACATCGCATTGCCATGGAACTGCACGATCAGACGGGTCAGGATCTTATGGTGCTTAAATTGCGACTGGAAGCCATAAAAAACCGGATGCGAAAGGATCAACCCAAGCTGAAACGGGAGGTTGAAGAAACCCTCGTGTTTGTGGATGAAATCGTTGAGGATATTCGTCGCCTCGTTTACGGCTTGAGTCCGGACCAGCTCCAGTCCCTGGGGCTTTCAGCCGCAGTGTCGGCGATGATTCGAAATTATTCACAGAAAACAGGAATTCCCGTCGACTTGGACGTGACAGCCCTGAATGTGGCGTTTGCGCCGGAAAAAGAGATCGTTCTCTACCGTATTTTTCAGGAAGCCCTGACCAATATCTACAAACACGCGCATGCCCGAAAGATTCGGATCGACATTTATCGTCAAAAAGACGCGCTATTCCTTAAAATCAAAGACGACGGAACAGGTTTTAACTTGGGCAGCTATCAAAAGAGCACCGCAGGTGGCGAACGGGGAATGGGTTTGGCCGCAATGGAATTGCGGGCGCGTATGATCGCGGCGGACCTAAAGATTGTCAGCGGGCCGGGGGAAGGTACGGAAATCAGCCTTTTGGTGCCGATAAATGGCAAGGGCGCCGTATCATGA
- a CDS encoding cytochrome c peroxidase: MKKQVAILFLSVALIILPTVLLADGLTPTEQLGKFLFFDENLSVKPGMSCATCHAPEVGFTGPDAVINDTLAVYPGVIHTRAGNRKPPTAAYGGQSPVMYYDEDEALWIGGMFWDGRATGLTLGDPLAEQAMGPFLNPVEQNIPNMRLAVLKVALSDYADLYEALYGPVDFMNDVAGSYENIARAIAAYERSAEVNPFSSKYDAYLKGGAELTAEEAWGLELFEGKAMCSACHVSAPGSNGEPPLFTDFTYDNLGVPKNPDNPFYDQPKKINPDGEDWIDYGLGGFLKSIGKEYDVYAPELGKQKVPTLRNVDKRPYPEFVKAYAHNGFFKSLEDITHFYNTRDVEPWPAPEVAENVNTDELGNLGLTADEEAAIVAFMKTLSDGYVAPQP, encoded by the coding sequence ATGAAAAAGCAAGTGGCTATTTTATTTCTATCAGTTGCTCTTATTATCCTGCCCACTGTGCTTTTGGCTGATGGGCTTACACCCACTGAGCAACTCGGTAAGTTTCTATTTTTTGACGAAAATCTTTCCGTTAAACCTGGCATGTCCTGTGCCACCTGCCATGCTCCTGAGGTCGGCTTTACCGGTCCAGATGCCGTCATCAATGACACACTGGCTGTTTATCCCGGCGTCATTCATACGCGTGCGGGAAACCGTAAGCCCCCTACTGCTGCTTATGGTGGTCAGAGTCCCGTAATGTACTATGACGAGGACGAAGCGCTATGGATTGGTGGGATGTTTTGGGACGGCAGAGCAACCGGGTTGACGCTCGGCGATCCGCTGGCGGAACAGGCCATGGGTCCTTTCCTAAATCCTGTGGAACAAAATATTCCCAATATGCGCTTGGCGGTCCTTAAAGTGGCCCTCTCGGACTATGCAGATCTTTACGAAGCGTTATATGGTCCGGTCGATTTTATGAACGATGTTGCCGGAAGTTATGAAAATATCGCTCGCGCCATCGCTGCTTATGAGAGATCCGCCGAAGTGAATCCCTTCAGTTCAAAATACGACGCATATCTCAAAGGAGGGGCGGAATTAACCGCGGAAGAGGCCTGGGGACTTGAGCTGTTTGAGGGCAAGGCCATGTGTTCAGCCTGTCATGTTAGTGCGCCAGGATCAAACGGTGAACCACCGTTGTTTACCGACTTTACCTATGATAATCTCGGAGTTCCTAAAAACCCCGACAATCCTTTTTATGATCAGCCGAAAAAGATCAATCCGGATGGAGAAGACTGGATCGATTATGGGCTTGGTGGGTTCCTAAAAAGTATTGGAAAAGAGTATGATGTATACGCTCCGGAGCTGGGAAAACAGAAAGTGCCCACCCTTCGAAATGTGGACAAAAGACCTTATCCCGAATTTGTGAAAGCCTATGCACACAATGGGTTTTTTAAGTCTCTGGAAGATATTACACATTTTTACAACACAAGAGATGTAGAGCCATGGCCGGCCCCCGAGGTTGCAGAAAATGTCAATACCGATGAATTGGGCAACCTGGGCCTGACTGCTGATGAAGAGGCCGCCATTGTAGCTTTTATGAAAACACTATCTGATGGATACGTCGCGCCTCAGCCTTAA
- a CDS encoding bifunctional riboflavin kinase/FAD synthetase, protein MKILNDIDSAKGLCANSVITIGNFDGVHIGHQALFHETIMKADAIGGTSVAMTFEPHPIRLLNIGTPPPLITLYEQKVELISKAGLDFLICVPFTREFAAISAEAFVEDILIKKIDMKAIVVGEDYSYGRNRAGNLNTLKADAARFGFQIIVVPGIPFAGASMERISSTRIRELVMEGNMLESRKLLGRHYQVRGTVVTGRNRGGKLLGFPTANISLQDELRPKNGVYAVTVECLDHLFKGVANIGYSPTFDDNQFTVEVHLLDFKGDLYQKKIRVNFIDRIRDEIKFSGIKELSDQIRKDIDRARNMIAL, encoded by the coding sequence ATGAAGATATTAAACGATATTGATTCAGCTAAAGGCCTGTGTGCCAATTCGGTCATTACCATCGGCAACTTTGACGGCGTACATATCGGTCATCAAGCACTGTTTCATGAAACAATTATGAAGGCGGACGCAATCGGCGGCACTTCAGTCGCCATGACCTTTGAACCCCACCCGATCAGACTTCTGAACATCGGAACACCGCCACCGCTGATTACATTATACGAACAAAAGGTTGAACTGATTTCTAAGGCCGGATTGGACTTTTTGATCTGCGTGCCGTTCACCCGTGAATTCGCTGCGATCAGCGCCGAAGCGTTTGTCGAGGACATCCTGATTAAGAAAATCGACATGAAGGCCATTGTCGTGGGAGAAGACTATAGTTATGGTCGAAACCGAGCAGGCAATCTCAACACGCTTAAGGCGGATGCGGCGCGATTCGGCTTTCAGATCATCGTTGTGCCGGGCATTCCATTTGCCGGCGCTTCGATGGAGAGAATCAGCAGTACCCGCATTCGGGAATTGGTTATGGAAGGCAATATGCTGGAATCCCGAAAACTTTTGGGACGACACTATCAAGTCCGCGGCACCGTGGTGACCGGTCGAAACAGGGGCGGAAAATTATTAGGGTTTCCGACCGCGAACATCAGCTTGCAAGACGAACTTCGCCCTAAAAACGGGGTTTATGCGGTAACAGTTGAGTGTTTGGATCATTTGTTCAAAGGCGTGGCCAATATCGGATACAGCCCTACTTTCGATGACAATCAGTTTACAGTGGAAGTCCATTTGCTTGACTTCAAGGGAGATCTTTACCAAAAGAAAATTCGCGTAAACTTCATCGACCGGATTCGCGATGAAATAAAATTTTCCGGCATTAAAGAACTTTCCGATCAGATCAGAAAAGACATCGATCGGGCCCGGAACATGATCGCATTATAG
- a CDS encoding cation diffusion facilitator family transporter yields MRIRSFSANDETRQIYKLAGFAVLLNLFLAAIKALLAHISGSLAITASAIDSGTDAVASLVIYGGVRLSTKKTRAFPLGLYKLENVASVIVALFIFIAGYEIVREILSPVESSPHISLSYIMLLFAGTVITLLFGMYAIYIGRKTESPTLIAEGKHRQVDVLSSIVVLISVTLSYFDLRVNMLGVTFDQVGAALILIFIAHTGWQLLSDGMRVLLDASIDLPTLDSIREIIKSEPMVSEIKSLMGRNAGRFRFIQTTITLKTENLEKAHRISEDIKINIRNQITHVEKVNIHYQPQEKTHDRVALPLEEGQDRISMHLGEAPYFGIVHIRRKDKEIEKIEILENPFRSVETAKGIRVAEWLVKNRVERVGLKEDVSHKGPGYVFANGGVRIHIISAAQIDHAIDAIVSETS; encoded by the coding sequence TTGAGGATTCGATCGTTTTCAGCAAACGATGAGACCAGGCAGATTTACAAGCTTGCCGGCTTCGCGGTTCTGTTGAATCTTTTTCTTGCCGCCATAAAAGCCCTTCTTGCACATATTTCGGGGAGTCTTGCCATAACCGCCAGCGCCATCGACTCCGGAACCGATGCGGTTGCCTCCCTTGTGATTTATGGCGGGGTGCGGCTGTCCACAAAAAAAACACGTGCGTTTCCACTAGGGCTTTATAAACTTGAAAACGTCGCTTCCGTTATCGTCGCACTTTTTATTTTTATTGCAGGGTATGAGATTGTCCGGGAAATTCTGTCTCCGGTCGAAAGTTCACCACATATCTCTTTATCATACATTATGCTCCTTTTTGCCGGCACCGTGATTACTCTCCTTTTTGGCATGTACGCAATATATATTGGGCGAAAGACAGAATCCCCCACTCTGATTGCCGAGGGAAAACACCGTCAGGTTGATGTGCTCTCGTCGATTGTGGTTTTGATTTCGGTTACCCTGAGCTATTTCGATCTCCGTGTAAATATGTTAGGCGTCACCTTCGATCAGGTTGGAGCGGCACTGATCCTTATTTTTATCGCCCATACCGGATGGCAATTGCTCTCTGACGGTATGCGCGTCCTTCTTGATGCGTCGATTGATCTTCCGACCCTGGACAGCATCCGTGAGATTATAAAGAGTGAGCCAATGGTGAGTGAGATCAAGTCTCTCATGGGAAGAAACGCCGGCAGATTCAGGTTTATTCAAACGACCATAACCTTGAAGACGGAAAACCTGGAAAAGGCGCATCGGATCAGTGAAGATATTAAAATAAACATCCGGAATCAAATTACGCACGTTGAAAAAGTGAACATTCATTATCAACCCCAAGAGAAAACGCACGACCGGGTGGCCTTGCCCCTTGAGGAAGGACAGGACCGGATCAGCATGCACCTTGGAGAAGCGCCTTACTTTGGCATTGTACACATCCGTCGAAAGGACAAAGAAATCGAAAAAATTGAAATTTTAGAGAACCCCTTTCGATCGGTAGAGACGGCAAAAGGCATTCGTGTGGCGGAATGGTTGGTAAAAAATAGGGTGGAACGCGTTGGATTAAAAGAGGATGTTTCCCATAAAGGGCCGGGCTATGTGTTTGCAAATGGAGGAGTAAGGATACATATCATATCGGCGGCGCAGATAGATCATGCGATCGATGCGATCGTCTCTGAAACTTCATAA
- a CDS encoding GlsB/YeaQ/YmgE family stress response membrane protein, which yields MGIFSWIIMGLIVGALAKFLMPGKDPGGIFITILIGIAGAFVGGFVGARLGLGAISGFNLGSLALATGGALVLLMIYRLVKR from the coding sequence ATGGGGATATTTTCTTGGATCATAATGGGGCTTATTGTTGGCGCTCTGGCGAAATTTCTCATGCCTGGGAAAGATCCCGGAGGGATATTTATTACCATACTTATAGGAATCGCTGGCGCTTTTGTTGGCGGTTTTGTCGGCGCAAGATTGGGATTGGGAGCAATTAGCGGTTTTAATCTTGGTAGCCTTGCACTGGCTACCGGTGGCGCGCTGGTTTTGCTGATGATATATCGTCTCGTAAAACGGTAA
- the djlA gene encoding co-chaperone DjlA: MLGKLVGGTIGFAMGGPLGAIAGAVFGHAFDKSGDSIGYIETESFSAGNQTAQLTFFVAAFSMLAKIARADGELTPEEVDSVERFMAVDLNLDPESRRVARDIFHAAVHSRESFQDFAAQFYDQFRNEPRLLEMMIDIMLRVSVSDSNMSQTEERMILSAIRIFNVEDAQYQRIKSKYVSNAVKYYAVIGCDESDTNEQIKKQYRKLVSEFHPDKIASKGLPDAFIQFANEKFREIQEAYEEIKKIRDIR, translated from the coding sequence ATGCTTGGTAAATTAGTAGGAGGAACCATCGGTTTTGCAATGGGGGGACCACTGGGGGCCATTGCGGGAGCCGTGTTCGGACACGCATTTGATAAGAGCGGTGATTCTATCGGCTACATTGAGACGGAGTCTTTTTCCGCCGGCAATCAAACGGCCCAGCTCACTTTTTTTGTGGCAGCTTTTTCGATGCTTGCTAAAATTGCTAGAGCGGACGGAGAGCTAACTCCCGAGGAGGTTGATTCCGTGGAAAGATTCATGGCTGTGGATTTAAACCTTGATCCGGAAAGCCGGCGGGTTGCGCGGGATATTTTCCATGCAGCGGTTCATTCGAGGGAAAGTTTTCAAGATTTTGCGGCTCAGTTTTACGATCAGTTCAGAAATGAGCCGAGACTCCTGGAAATGATGATAGACATTATGCTTCGCGTGTCTGTTTCTGACAGCAACATGAGCCAGACAGAAGAAAGGATGATTTTATCTGCGATTCGCATTTTTAATGTTGAAGACGCTCAGTACCAACGAATCAAATCCAAGTATGTCAGTAACGCCGTCAAGTATTATGCCGTAATCGGTTGCGATGAGTCGGATACCAATGAGCAGATTAAAAAACAATATCGAAAGTTAGTATCCGAATTTCATCCGGACAAAATCGCCTCAAAAGGATTGCCGGATGCCTTTATTCAATTTGCGAATGAAAAATTTCGTGAAATTCAAGAGGCCTATGAAGAGATTAAAAAAATTAGAGATATTCGTTAG